TTACATCAAGGAGCGGGTTAAATGTGGACTGTCTCAGGGCTGATACATGAATTGCATTGTAGCGGAGCGCTATATTTTTAATCTCATCCTCTGCAACCTTATCTGCCTTGTTGAATACAATTATTCTCTTTTTGTCTGACAGGTTAAGTTCTCCGAGTATGTTTTCAACGGATTCCATCTGCTGTTCAAACCTCGGATTGGATATGTCCACAAGATGCAAAAGCAGGTCTGCGTCCTGAAGCTCTTCGAGTGTTGATTTAAAGGCTGTCATCAAATCTTTTGGAAGGTCTCTTATGAAGCCTACTGTATCGGTTATGATAACATCTCTTTCTTTTGGGAATCTGAGACGCCTGCTTGCAGTGTCAAGCGTTGCAAACATCTTTTCTTCTACGAACACTTCACTTCTGGTAAGTGAGTTCAGTAGTGTTGATTTGCCTGCATTTGTGTATCCGATGATTGAGACAATAGGAATCATTTTTTCAACCCTTCTCTGTTTTCTCTGTTTCCTTGCCTCACTCAGGGATTTAAGCTCTTTTTCGAGAAGGGTAATCCTGTCCCTTACACGCCTCCTGTCTATCTCAAGTTTCATTTCACCGGGGCCCCTTCCGCCGATTCCTCCCATCAAACGGGACATTGCCGTTCCCTTTCCTGTCAGTCTCGGCAGCCTGTATTTAAGCTGCGCAAGCTCGACCTGAACCTTTCCGTCCCTGCTGTGCGCCCTTCTTGCGAATATGTCCAATATGAGCTGTGAGCGGTCAATAACCTTGAGTTCTGTAAGTTCTCCTATTTCCTTCACCTGAGACGGATTCAGATCCTGATCAAATATCAAAAGCGTTGCGCCTTTGTTCAGGGCATTGATTATCACATCTTTGAGCTTGCCTTCACCCATAAGATACTTAGGGTTTATATCTTTGGGCCTCTGGATTACTGCATCAAGCACAAGCACATTGCTCGAAAAAGCCAGCTCCTTCAGCTCTTCAAGCGAATCCTCCTGTTCATATTTCGTCTTCTTGGATACGCTTATGAGGATTGCCTTTTCCCTTAAATCCTTCCGGTCAAACAGCCTTTTCCTGTCCATCTCTTCTTCAAGCGACTCTATGAAAGACATGAAATCAAGATTAAACCTGTAGAAATTTACGGGGGGTGAGACATCCACCGGCTTTTCTGAGCCGCGCGGCATAAGATGCGCAGTATAAATATTGTCAGGAAGATTATCTTTCACTCCGATTGCGGCAATAATATCAAGCCTGAGAAGGGCAAGGTCTGTGAGG
This genomic stretch from Nitrospirota bacterium harbors:
- the hflX gene encoding GTPase HflX, which gives rise to MPSLYGNISGLKGNYLHALERIYRRKVPDDKVITPELARYLTELSSEIGRQIGLLITRDGKITHVIVGDAKGVFISGLEDFPLGRRALRGIRLVHTHLKNEPLSQDDLTDLALLRLDIIAAIGVKDNLPDNIYTAHLMPRGSEKPVDVSPPVNFYRFNLDFMSFIESLEEEMDRKRLFDRKDLREKAILISVSKKTKYEQEDSLEELKELAFSSNVLVLDAVIQRPKDINPKYLMGEGKLKDVIINALNKGATLLIFDQDLNPSQVKEIGELTELKVIDRSQLILDIFARRAHSRDGKVQVELAQLKYRLPRLTGKGTAMSRLMGGIGGRGPGEMKLEIDRRRVRDRITLLEKELKSLSEARKQRKQRRVEKMIPIVSIIGYTNAGKSTLLNSLTRSEVFVEEKMFATLDTASRRLRFPKERDVIITDTVGFIRDLPKDLMTAFKSTLEELQDADLLLHLVDISNPRFEQQMESVENILGELNLSDKKRIIVFNKADKVAEDEIKNIALRYNAIHVSALRQSTFNPLLDVIEKNIWDNGKFEGEK